In Rhodobacteraceae bacterium LMO-JJ12, a single window of DNA contains:
- a CDS encoding thioesterase family protein, translating to MSKPFLSQPMTLEPEWIDYNGHLNMAYYNVLLDRGVDGIWHEIGFGPDYSRERGLTTYSAEYHLRYLREIHLGDSVRASFQILDHDAKRIHFYQELIHSDGWVSAVGEGMMLHIDQSGPRVAPMPPDILARVEALAAKHRELPIPETVGKPIGIRR from the coding sequence ATGAGCAAACCTTTCCTCTCCCAACCGATGACACTTGAGCCCGAATGGATCGACTATAACGGCCATCTCAACATGGCCTATTACAACGTGCTCCTTGATCGCGGCGTCGATGGCATCTGGCATGAAATCGGCTTTGGCCCCGACTATTCCCGCGAACGCGGCCTGACCACGTATTCGGCTGAATATCACCTGCGCTACCTGCGTGAAATTCACCTCGGCGACAGCGTCCGCGCCAGCTTCCAGATCCTCGACCACGACGCCAAGCGCATACATTTCTATCAGGAACTGATCCACTCCGACGGGTGGGTCTCGGCCGTCGGCGAGGGCATGATGCTGCATATCGACCAATCCGGCCCGCGCGTCGCGCCAATGCCCCCCGACATCCTCGCACGGGTCGAGGCGCTGGCAGCCAAGCACCGCGAGCTGCCCATACCGGAAACCGTCGGCAAACCCATCGGCATCCGCAGATAA
- a CDS encoding CopD family protein, with amino-acid sequence MDWIKIIHILCVMGWMTSVFAVPRALIFWKREFAASNAFGPTGDLTVRLYRFSAMLAVIGVATGLYMAWAIWDFAPWTHMKIGLVTLLALHYIWTGRLVARAKRGVFRESDLFLRIFNEVSVIATVAILWVVVVKPF; translated from the coding sequence ATGGACTGGATCAAAATCATACATATCCTCTGCGTCATGGGCTGGATGACCTCGGTCTTCGCCGTGCCGCGCGCGCTGATCTTCTGGAAGCGCGAATTCGCCGCCTCGAACGCGTTCGGCCCCACCGGCGACCTGACCGTGCGGCTCTACCGCTTCTCGGCCATGCTGGCGGTGATCGGCGTGGCAACCGGCCTCTATATGGCTTGGGCGATATGGGATTTCGCCCCCTGGACCCATATGAAAATCGGCCTCGTCACCCTGCTTGCGCTGCACTACATCTGGACGGGCCGATTGGTCGCGCGTGCCAAACGCGGCGTATTTCGCGAATCCGACCTCTTCCTGCGCATCTTCAACGAAGTCAGCGTCATCGCCACAGTCGCCATCCTCTGGGTGGTCGTCGTCAAACCATTCTGA
- the gatB gene encoding Asp-tRNA(Asn)/Glu-tRNA(Gln) amidotransferase subunit GatB, translating into MLDLTYEAPKPKVISGAKHDWELVIGLEVHAQVSSNAKLFSGASTQFGAEPNSNVAFVDAAMPGMLPVINEYCVAQAVRTGLGLNAEIHLKSAFDRKNYFYPDLPQGYQISQLYEPIVGEGEILVDMAPGIARLVRVERIHLEQDAGKSIHDMDPNMSFVDLNRTGVALMEIVSRPDIRGPEEAAAYVVKLRQILRYLGTCDGNMQNGNLRADVNVSICRPGQHEKYMETQDFSHLGTRCEIKNMNSMRFIQAAIEYEARRQIKIVEGGGTVDQETRLYDPDKNETRSMRSKEEAHDYRYFPCPDLLPLEIEQAWVDDIKASLPELPDAKKARFMGDYGLTEYDASVLTADTTSAAYFEQVVAASDDGKLAANWVINELFGRLKADEKDISDAPLSPEQLGGIIKLIKSDTISGKIAKDVFEIAYTTGRDPAEIVETEGLKQVTDTGAIEAALDEIIAANPAQVEKAKVNPKLAGWFVGQVMKATGGKANPKAVNDLVAQKLAL; encoded by the coding sequence ATGCTCGATCTCACCTACGAAGCCCCCAAGCCCAAGGTCATTTCCGGGGCCAAGCACGACTGGGAACTGGTGATCGGACTCGAGGTGCACGCACAGGTCTCCTCCAACGCCAAGCTCTTCTCCGGCGCCAGCACACAATTCGGCGCCGAGCCGAATTCGAACGTCGCCTTTGTTGACGCCGCCATGCCCGGCATGCTGCCCGTCATCAACGAATACTGCGTCGCGCAGGCGGTGCGCACCGGCCTTGGCCTCAACGCCGAAATCCACCTCAAATCCGCCTTTGATCGCAAGAATTACTTCTACCCCGATCTGCCCCAAGGCTATCAGATTTCCCAGCTTTACGAACCCATCGTGGGCGAAGGCGAAATCCTCGTCGATATGGCCCCCGGCATTGCGCGCCTGGTGCGGGTTGAGCGGATTCACCTCGAACAGGATGCGGGAAAATCCATTCACGACATGGACCCCAACATGTCCTTTGTCGATCTCAACCGCACCGGCGTCGCCCTGATGGAGATTGTCAGCCGCCCCGACATTCGCGGCCCCGAAGAGGCGGCGGCTTACGTCGTCAAACTGCGCCAGATCCTGCGTTATTTGGGCACTTGCGACGGCAACATGCAAAACGGCAACCTGCGCGCCGACGTCAACGTCTCGATCTGCCGTCCCGGTCAGCATGAGAAATACATGGAGACCCAGGATTTCTCGCATCTCGGTACCCGTTGCGAGATCAAGAACATGAACTCCATGCGCTTCATCCAAGCCGCGATCGAATACGAGGCCCGCCGTCAGATCAAAATCGTCGAAGGTGGCGGCACCGTTGATCAGGAAACCCGCCTCTACGATCCCGACAAGAACGAAACTCGCTCGATGCGGAGCAAGGAAGAGGCGCACGACTACCGCTATTTCCCCTGCCCCGATCTCTTGCCGCTTGAGATCGAACAGGCTTGGGTCGATGACATCAAGGCCTCGCTGCCCGAACTCCCCGACGCCAAAAAGGCCCGCTTCATGGGCGATTATGGCCTTACCGAATATGACGCCTCGGTGCTGACCGCCGACACCACCTCGGCCGCCTATTTCGAACAGGTCGTCGCCGCCAGCGACGATGGCAAACTCGCCGCCAACTGGGTCATCAACGAGCTGTTCGGCCGTCTCAAAGCGGATGAGAAAGACATCAGCGATGCGCCACTATCGCCCGAACAACTCGGCGGCATCATCAAGCTGATCAAATCCGACACCATCTCGGGCAAGATCGCCAAGGACGTGTTTGAAATCGCCTACACCACTGGCCGCGACCCTGCAGAGATTGTTGAGACCGAAGGCCTCAAGCAAGTCACCGATACCGGCGCCATCGAAGCCGCTTTGGACGAAATCATCGCCGCCAATCCCGCACAGGTCGAAAAAGCCAAGGTGAACCCGAAACTCGCAGGCTGGTTCGTCGGTCAGGTGATGAAAGCCACGGGAGGCAAGGCCAACCCCAAAGCAGTCAACGATCTGGTGGCGCAGAAGCTCGCGCTCTAA
- a CDS encoding lytic transglycosylase domain-containing protein produces the protein MGKIDFDGAMFWGDHKPGALAQGCSRADDIAGGRRKAIVLTLVFGVGLVSLTAGMVVAEAAAEAAEPMTSTVATPEIATIAAIAPLTGEDPDGETTSATALRQVSLGPAPVRPKARKEAVPRARWSHRPEATLWTRSALAALGDHGQPLVKMVPGDILDWCPAYPQASHDQRAAFWVGFISALTKHESTYKPRAVGGGGLWYGLMQILPSTARLYKCHARSGDALKNGSANLSCAIRIMARTVPRDGVIHAYTKSSKRRWRGVSADWGPMRSAAKRRDMAGWLKAQSYCKPLSSMRPRERPDGLAAKREG, from the coding sequence ATGGGCAAAATCGATTTTGATGGCGCGATGTTCTGGGGGGATCATAAACCGGGCGCGTTAGCGCAAGGATGCAGCCGTGCCGACGACATTGCGGGCGGGCGGCGAAAGGCTATTGTCTTGACGTTGGTTTTCGGGGTCGGGCTGGTCAGTCTGACTGCCGGGATGGTCGTGGCCGAGGCGGCAGCGGAGGCGGCGGAGCCGATGACGAGCACTGTGGCCACACCCGAGATTGCGACCATAGCGGCGATTGCACCGCTTACGGGCGAAGACCCCGACGGCGAGACCACAAGCGCGACGGCACTGCGGCAGGTCAGTCTCGGCCCCGCGCCGGTGCGCCCGAAGGCGCGCAAGGAGGCCGTGCCGAGAGCCCGCTGGTCGCATCGCCCCGAGGCGACGCTCTGGACCCGATCGGCTCTGGCGGCACTTGGCGATCACGGACAGCCGTTGGTCAAGATGGTGCCGGGGGATATTCTTGATTGGTGCCCGGCCTATCCGCAGGCATCGCATGATCAGAGAGCGGCGTTTTGGGTGGGCTTTATTTCGGCGCTGACCAAACATGAGAGTACATATAAGCCCCGCGCCGTGGGCGGGGGTGGGCTTTGGTATGGGCTGATGCAAATTCTGCCATCCACAGCGCGGCTATATAAGTGCCACGCGCGCAGTGGCGATGCGCTCAAGAACGGTTCGGCCAATCTGAGCTGTGCCATTCGGATCATGGCGCGAACGGTACCGCGCGACGGGGTGATCCATGCCTATACAAAATCCAGCAAACGGCGCTGGCGCGGTGTGTCAGCCGATTGGGGGCCGATGCGTTCAGCCGCCAAGCGGCGCGATATGGCAGGGTGGCTGAAAGCGCAGAGTTATTGCAAACCGCTGTCGTCCATGCGGCCCCGCGAGCGCCCCGATGGGTTGGCGGCGAAGCGCGAGGGATAG
- the gltX gene encoding glutamate--tRNA ligase, which produces MVTTRFAPSPTGYIHVGNLRTALMNFLIARKAGGEFILRIDDTDPERSKEEYVDAIKEDLAWLGLHWDRVERQSLRLDRYAAAADRLREMGRFYECFESPTELDLKRKKQLNMGKPPVYDRAALALSEDEKAQLRAERGGYWRFQLDQERIEWQDGIGGATSIDAASVSDPVLIRADGQVLYTLASVVDDTEMGVTHVVRGSDHVTNTATQIQIIKALGGQVPNFAHHSLLTGPQGEALSKRLGVLSLRDLRAQGVEPMALLSLMARLGSSDPVELRNDMGALIDGFDIARFGTAPTKFDEADLGPLSARLLHGADLDEVAGDVADAGVPEALAVPFWAAIRENIQTRADIAAWWALCRDGAVPQIDAEDADFVAEALALLPDRPHDAETWRNWTAAVKEATGRKGRGLFMPLRKALTGMEHGPDMGALLPLLQVIRAKD; this is translated from the coding sequence ATGGTCACGACACGTTTTGCCCCGTCGCCCACAGGATATATCCATGTCGGTAACCTGCGCACCGCCCTGATGAATTTCCTGATCGCCCGCAAGGCGGGTGGCGAATTCATCCTGCGTATTGACGATACCGATCCCGAACGCTCGAAAGAGGAATACGTCGACGCGATCAAGGAGGATCTGGCGTGGCTTGGGCTGCATTGGGACCGGGTTGAGCGACAATCGCTGCGGCTTGATCGCTATGCTGCGGCGGCGGATCGTTTGCGCGAGATGGGGCGGTTCTATGAGTGTTTCGAGAGCCCGACCGAGTTGGACCTCAAGCGCAAGAAACAGCTCAATATGGGCAAGCCGCCGGTCTATGACCGGGCCGCTCTGGCGTTGAGCGAAGACGAAAAGGCGCAATTGCGCGCAGAGCGCGGCGGCTATTGGCGCTTTCAGCTCGATCAGGAGCGGATCGAATGGCAGGATGGCATCGGCGGGGCGACCTCGATTGATGCGGCCTCGGTGTCTGATCCGGTGTTGATCCGGGCGGATGGACAGGTGCTCTATACTTTGGCCAGCGTGGTGGATGACACCGAGATGGGCGTGACCCATGTGGTGCGTGGGTCGGATCATGTGACCAATACGGCGACGCAAATTCAGATCATCAAGGCCTTGGGCGGCCAGGTGCCGAATTTCGCGCATCACAGCCTGCTGACCGGGCCACAGGGCGAGGCTCTGAGCAAGCGGCTGGGTGTGCTGTCGTTGCGTGATCTTCGCGCGCAGGGCGTCGAGCCGATGGCGCTACTAAGCCTGATGGCGCGGCTTGGGTCGAGCGATCCGGTGGAACTGCGCAATGACATGGGGGCGCTGATCGACGGGTTTGATATCGCCCGGTTCGGCACCGCGCCGACCAAGTTCGACGAGGCCGATCTGGGGCCGCTGAGTGCCAGGCTGTTGCATGGTGCAGACCTGGACGAGGTGGCCGGGGACGTTGCGGATGCCGGTGTGCCCGAGGCGCTGGCGGTGCCGTTCTGGGCCGCGATCCGCGAGAATATTCAGACCCGCGCCGACATTGCGGCATGGTGGGCGCTCTGCCGCGATGGAGCGGTGCCACAGATCGACGCGGAGGATGCGGATTTTGTGGCCGAGGCGCTGGCGCTGTTGCCCGATCGGCCGCATGACGCGGAGACCTGGCGCAATTGGACGGCGGCTGTGAAAGAGGCCACCGGGCGCAAGGGGCGCGGGCTGTTCATGCCCCTGCGCAAGGCGCTGACGGGTATGGAGCACGGCCCGGACATGGGCGCGCTCTTGCCGCTTTTGCAGGTGATCCGGGCCAAGGATTGA
- a CDS encoding gamma-glutamylcyclotransferase → MLASETAYFFGYGSLVNLSTHGFSDAHPARARGWRRAWRHTDLRPVAFLTAVPDPSCTIDGMIAHVPGNDWAALDLREHAYARVHAQNNVEHALDHKPNVAIYAIPPEAHGRPDAAHPVLLSYLDVVIQGYLKAFGEIGAQRFFDTTSGWDAPVMNDRAAPLYPRHQVLSTDERSFVDDALKRLAVTLIAPHPV, encoded by the coding sequence ATGCTCGCTTCTGAAACCGCTTATTTCTTTGGTTATGGTTCACTTGTGAACCTCTCCACGCATGGATTCAGCGATGCCCACCCGGCCCGCGCACGCGGTTGGCGGCGCGCCTGGCGCCACACCGATCTGCGCCCGGTGGCTTTCCTCACCGCCGTGCCTGACCCCTCCTGCACCATCGACGGCATGATCGCCCACGTCCCCGGCAATGACTGGGCCGCGCTTGATCTGCGCGAACATGCCTACGCCCGCGTGCACGCTCAAAACAATGTCGAGCACGCTCTCGATCACAAACCCAACGTGGCAATCTATGCCATCCCACCCGAGGCCCATGGCCGCCCCGACGCCGCTCACCCGGTGCTGCTCAGCTATCTCGACGTTGTGATTCAGGGCTATCTCAAAGCCTTCGGCGAAATCGGCGCGCAAAGGTTCTTTGACACCACGTCCGGCTGGGACGCCCCGGTGATGAACGACCGCGCCGCGCCGCTCTATCCCCGCCATCAGGTGCTAAGCACGGACGAGCGCAGCTTTGTCGACGACGCCCTGAAACGCCTCGCCGTCACCCTGATCGCACCGCACCCGGTCTGA
- a CDS encoding Rrf2 family transcriptional regulator, translating to MRITKRTNIAIRVLMFCEVNGGRLATKSEIAECCNTSENHLAQVVNQLGQLGYLRTHRGRNGGIELGRPASEIIIGEVFRVMESHVPLTECFADVDNTCPLTDACRLRLAIQDAAEAFYAHLDGVTLDALVCDNDPLKAIMAAIPCGRERATAA from the coding sequence ATGCGGATCACCAAGAGAACCAATATCGCCATTCGCGTTCTGATGTTCTGCGAGGTGAACGGCGGGCGGTTGGCCACCAAATCCGAGATCGCCGAGTGTTGCAATACCAGCGAGAACCATCTCGCTCAGGTGGTCAACCAGTTGGGGCAACTGGGCTATCTGCGGACCCATCGCGGCCGCAATGGCGGTATCGAGTTGGGGCGGCCCGCGAGTGAAATCATCATTGGCGAAGTGTTTCGGGTGATGGAAAGTCATGTGCCGCTGACCGAGTGTTTTGCCGATGTCGACAATACCTGTCCGTTGACCGATGCCTGCCGGTTGCGGTTGGCCATTCAGGACGCGGCGGAGGCGTTTTATGCGCATCTTGACGGGGTGACGCTTGATGCGCTGGTTTGTGACAATGATCCCTTGAAGGCGATCATGGCAGCGATCCCTTGTGGTCGTGAGCGGGCGACGGCGGCCTGA
- the gcvT gene encoding glycine cleavage system aminomethyltransferase GcvT, whose amino-acid sequence MADLERTCLYDLHVELGAKMVPFAGYEMPVQYPMGVMKEHLHCREAAGLFDVSHMGQVIVRPKDGKGNGAEAFETLVPQNILDLPEGRQRYAFFTDENGGISDDLMVANRGDHLFVVVNAGCKAADIAHMREALPGCEVEEITDRALLALQGPDAAEVLAGIVPDVKDMRFMDVGVYGSFFGELWITRSGYTGEDGFEISVAAERATALAGRLMSDFSVEPIGLGARDSLRLEAGLCLYGNDIDTTTSPVEAGLEWAIQKVRRNGGAREGGFPGAARILDELENGAARRRVGLRPEGRAPMRAHTLLFADEAGGEAIGEVTSGAYGPTIEAPMAMGYVPTGLSETGTRLFGEVRGKRLPVLVVETPFTPANYKR is encoded by the coding sequence ATGGCGGATCTTGAACGCACATGCCTATACGATCTGCACGTGGAACTGGGCGCCAAGATGGTGCCATTCGCGGGCTATGAGATGCCGGTGCAATATCCGATGGGCGTGATGAAAGAGCATCTGCATTGCCGCGAGGCAGCAGGGCTTTTTGATGTCAGCCACATGGGCCAGGTGATCGTGCGCCCCAAGGACGGCAAGGGCAACGGCGCCGAGGCGTTTGAAACGCTTGTGCCGCAGAATATCTTGGATCTGCCTGAGGGGCGGCAACGCTATGCTTTCTTCACTGATGAGAATGGCGGGATATCAGATGACCTGATGGTGGCCAATCGCGGGGATCATCTGTTCGTGGTGGTGAATGCAGGCTGCAAGGCGGCCGATATTGCCCATATGCGCGAGGCCTTGCCCGGCTGTGAGGTGGAAGAGATCACCGACCGCGCGTTGTTGGCGTTGCAGGGGCCGGATGCGGCGGAAGTTCTGGCGGGAATCGTGCCCGATGTTAAGGACATGCGGTTTATGGATGTGGGGGTCTATGGGTCGTTCTTTGGCGAGTTATGGATCACACGTTCGGGCTATACCGGTGAGGATGGGTTCGAGATATCTGTTGCCGCTGAGCGCGCCACCGCGCTGGCCGGGCGGTTGATGAGCGATTTCAGTGTTGAGCCGATCGGCCTTGGCGCGCGCGATTCGCTGCGTCTTGAGGCGGGCTTGTGCCTTTATGGCAATGATATCGACACCACCACCAGCCCGGTCGAGGCGGGATTGGAGTGGGCCATCCAGAAGGTGCGGCGCAACGGTGGCGCACGTGAGGGCGGCTTTCCGGGAGCGGCGCGCATTCTTGATGAGTTGGAAAATGGTGCTGCACGCCGTCGCGTAGGCTTGCGCCCCGAAGGGCGTGCGCCGATGCGCGCGCATACGCTGCTTTTTGCGGATGAAGCGGGCGGCGAGGCGATTGGCGAAGTGACTTCGGGGGCCTATGGCCCCACCATCGAAGCGCCGATGGCGATGGGATATGTGCCCACCGGGTTGTCAGAAACGGGCACCCGGCTTTTTGGTGAAGTACGTGGCAAGCGTTTGCCCGTGCTGGTGGTTGAGACGCCGTTTACACCGGCAAATTATAAACGTTGA
- the gcvH gene encoding glycine cleavage system protein GcvH, translating to MKFTEEHEWLREEDGLIVVGITEHASEQLGDVVFVELPEVGMEVTRDEEICVIESVKAASDILSPLDGEIVEVNSAIVDEPSKVNEDPMGDAWFFKIKASDLSPMDDYMDEAEYKDFIG from the coding sequence ATGAAATTTACCGAAGAGCACGAATGGCTGCGCGAGGAAGATGGGCTGATCGTGGTGGGCATTACCGAACATGCCAGCGAGCAATTGGGCGATGTGGTGTTCGTGGAACTGCCCGAGGTGGGCATGGAAGTGACCAGGGACGAAGAGATCTGTGTGATCGAGAGCGTCAAGGCGGCGAGCGATATTCTGTCGCCGCTGGATGGTGAGATCGTCGAGGTGAACAGTGCCATCGTGGACGAACCCAGCAAGGTCAACGAAGATCCGATGGGCGATGCATGGTTCTTCAAGATCAAGGCGTCGGATCTGAGCCCGATGGACGATTACATGGACGAGGCCGAGTACAAGGATTTCATCGGCTGA
- the gcvP gene encoding aminomethyl-transferring glycine dehydrogenase, producing MPFEPTDYLPYDFANRRHIGPSPEEMDAMFEVLGVESLDALIDETVPKAIRASAPLEFGRAKSESELLHFMRETAGKNKVLKSLIGMGYYGTVTPPAIQRNVLENPAWYTAYTPYQPEISQGRLEALLNFQTMVSDLTGLEIANASLLDEATACAEAMTMAQRVAKSKAKAFFVDRDCHPQNIEVIKTRAAPLGIEVIVGDPDKMDARAVFGAVFQYPGTYGHVRDFTSHIEKLHENKGIAIMAADIMALTLLKEPGAMGADIAVGNTQRFGVPMGYGGPHAAYMACHDAHKRAMPGRLVGVSIDSHGNRAYRLALQTREQHIRREKATSNVCTAQALLAVMAGMYAVFHGPKGLKAIAQRIHRKTVRLAKGLEENGFKVDPKVFFDTITVDVGPLQAAVMKSAVDEGVNLRAVGETRVGIAMDEATRSDDIESVWKAFGIVRADDDYTPEYRVPEAMHRTSEFLTHPVFHMNRAETEMMRYMRRLADRDLALDRAMIPLGSCTMKLNSAAEMMPISWREFATMHPYCPEDQALGYKALFEDLSDKLCQITGYDGFSLQPNSGAQGEYAGLLTISSYHASRGEGHRKVCLIPVSAHGTNPASAHMVGWDVVAVKSSANGDIDLDDFRAKAEKHSDNLAGCMITYPSTHGVFEETVIEVCKITHEHGGQVYIDGANLNAMVGLSRPGDLGGDVSHLNLHKTFAIPHGGGGPGMGPIGVKEHLIAHLPEKSGAVSAAPYGSASVLPISYAYILMMGGEGLTQATRVAILNANYIAKRLEGAFDVLFKGPGGRVAHECILDTRPFADSAGVTVDDIAKRLIDNGFHAPTMSFPVPGTLMVEPTESETKAELDRFCDAMLSIREEIRAIEEGRMDATNNPLKNAPHTMEDLVKEWDRPYSREEGCFPPGAFRVDKYWPPVNRVDNAWGDRNLMCICPPMEAYGEAAE from the coding sequence ATGCCGTTCGAACCGACCGATTACTTGCCATATGATTTTGCCAACCGTCGCCATATCGGGCCAAGCCCCGAAGAGATGGACGCGATGTTTGAGGTGTTGGGTGTTGAGAGTCTGGATGCGCTGATCGATGAGACGGTGCCCAAGGCGATCCGTGCGAGCGCGCCGCTGGAATTTGGGCGGGCGAAATCGGAAAGCGAGCTGTTGCATTTCATGCGCGAGACAGCGGGCAAGAACAAGGTTTTGAAATCGCTGATCGGCATGGGCTATTACGGCACGGTCACACCGCCCGCGATCCAGCGCAACGTCTTGGAAAATCCGGCCTGGTATACCGCCTATACCCCCTATCAGCCGGAGATTTCGCAAGGCCGGTTGGAGGCGTTGTTGAACTTCCAGACCATGGTGAGCGATCTTACCGGGTTGGAAATTGCCAATGCGTCGCTCTTGGATGAGGCCACGGCCTGCGCCGAGGCGATGACCATGGCGCAGCGGGTTGCAAAATCGAAAGCCAAGGCGTTTTTCGTGGATCGCGATTGTCACCCGCAAAACATCGAAGTGATTAAGACGCGCGCGGCACCTTTGGGGATTGAGGTGATCGTGGGGGACCCGGACAAGATGGACGCGCGCGCAGTGTTTGGCGCGGTGTTTCAGTATCCCGGCACTTATGGGCATGTGCGAGATTTCACGTCGCATATTGAAAAGCTTCATGAAAACAAAGGTATCGCCATTATGGCGGCGGATATCATGGCGTTGACGCTGCTTAAAGAACCAGGCGCGATGGGGGCAGATATCGCGGTCGGCAATACCCAGCGGTTTGGCGTGCCGATGGGGTACGGCGGGCCGCATGCGGCCTATATGGCGTGTCACGACGCGCATAAGCGGGCGATGCCGGGGCGGCTTGTCGGGGTCAGCATCGACAGCCATGGCAACCGCGCTTATCGGCTGGCGCTTCAGACCCGCGAACAGCATATCCGACGCGAGAAGGCGACCAGCAACGTCTGCACCGCGCAGGCGCTTTTGGCGGTGATGGCGGGGATGTATGCGGTTTTCCACGGGCCGAAGGGGCTCAAGGCGATTGCCCAGCGGATTCACCGCAAGACCGTGCGGTTGGCCAAGGGGTTGGAAGAAAACGGCTTCAAGGTTGATCCGAAGGTGTTCTTTGACACGATCACGGTGGATGTCGGGCCGCTTCAGGCGGCGGTGATGAAATCGGCGGTGGATGAGGGGGTGAACCTGCGCGCGGTGGGCGAAACGCGCGTTGGTATTGCGATGGATGAAGCGACGCGTTCGGACGATATCGAGAGCGTCTGGAAGGCGTTCGGGATTGTGCGCGCGGATGACGATTACACGCCGGAATACCGGGTACCGGAGGCGATGCATCGCACAAGTGAATTTTTGACCCATCCGGTGTTTCATATGAACCGCGCCGAGACCGAGATGATGCGCTATATGCGTCGTTTGGCGGATCGCGATCTGGCGCTGGATCGGGCGATGATTCCGCTGGGGTCATGCACGATGAAGCTAAATTCGGCGGCGGAAATGATGCCGATCAGCTGGCGCGAATTTGCCACGATGCACCCGTATTGCCCCGAGGATCAGGCGCTGGGTTATAAGGCGCTGTTTGAAGATCTGAGTGACAAGCTGTGCCAGATTACCGGTTATGACGGGTTTTCGCTGCAACCCAATTCGGGGGCGCAGGGGGAATACGCCGGGCTGTTGACGATTTCGTCGTATCATGCGAGCCGGGGTGAGGGGCATCGCAAGGTCTGTCTCATTCCGGTGAGTGCGCATGGCACCAACCCGGCGAGCGCGCATATGGTGGGCTGGGATGTGGTGGCGGTGAAATCGTCGGCGAATGGCGATATCGATCTGGATGATTTCCGCGCCAAGGCCGAGAAACACTCTGACAATCTGGCGGGCTGTATGATCACCTATCCCAGTACACATGGCGTGTTTGAGGAAACGGTGATCGAAGTTTGTAAGATTACCCATGAGCATGGCGGGCAGGTTTACATTGATGGTGCTAATCTCAATGCCATGGTGGGGTTGAGCCGTCCGGGTGATCTGGGCGGGGATGTGAGCCATCTCAACCTGCACAAGACTTTTGCTATTCCGCATGGCGGCGGCGGGCCGGGCATGGGGCCGATTGGGGTGAAAGAACATCTGATCGCGCATTTGCCCGAAAAATCCGGCGCGGTCAGCGCGGCGCCCTATGGGTCGGCTTCGGTTTTGCCGATATCTTATGCTTATATATTGATGATGGGCGGCGAGGGGCTTACCCAGGCGACGCGGGTGGCGATCTTGAACGCCAACTACATCGCCAAGCGGCTGGAAGGGGCGTTTGACGTTCTCTTCAAGGGGCCGGGCGGGCGCGTGGCGCATGAGTGCATCCTTGATACACGCCCCTTTGCCGACAGCGCGGGCGTCACGGTGGATGATATTGCCAAGCGGTTGATCGACAACGGGTTTCATGCGCCGACGATGAGTTTCCCTGTGCCGGGAACCTTGATGGTCGAGCCGACGGAGAGCGAGACCAAGGCCGAGTTGGACCGCTTTTGCGATGCGATGCTGTCGATCCGCGAGGAAATTCGCGCGATTGAGGAAGGCCGGATGGACGCGACCAACAATCCGCTGAAGAATGCGCCGCATACGATGGAAGACCTGGTCAAGGAATGGGACCGACCCTATAGCCGCGAAGAGGGCTGTTTCCCGCCGGGGGCTTTCCGGGTCGACAAATACTGGCCGCCGGTGAACCGGGTCGACAATGCCTGGGGGGATCGCAATCTGATGTGTATTTGCCCGCCAATGGAAGCCTATGGCGAGGCGGCAGAGTAG